One genomic segment of Hevea brasiliensis isolate MT/VB/25A 57/8 chromosome 3, ASM3005281v1, whole genome shotgun sequence includes these proteins:
- the LOC131178656 gene encoding uncharacterized protein LOC131178656, which translates to MFPMNNDLKCGIVRVSHFHEREYRFSTRAPWKYSFQPAFVGTHDLIEHRKLHFQARGFKYQKMSSQVMEKTKSNEAVKDSLQDLPLSNSYGTAMEALSSLITRQKRGTPSSIGGKYGKLDRMQMYLKVTR; encoded by the exons ATGTTTCCTATGAACAATGATCTGAAGTGTGGGATAGTTAGAGTTTCACATTTCCATGAGAGAGAATATCGATTTTCTACCAGAGCACCATGGAAGTATTCTTTTCAGCCAGCTTTTGTGGGCACACATGATCTGATTGAGCACAGGAAACTTCATTTCCAAGCAAGAG GTTTTAAGTATCAAAAGATGTCATCTCAAGTCATGGAAAAAACAAAAAGCAATGAGGCTGTCAAAGATTCTTTGCAGGACCTGCCTCTTTCAAACTCCTACGGAACTGCCATGGAAGCACTTTCCTCCCTTATTACACGTCAGAAACGTGGAACCCCCTCATCCATTGGTGGCAAATATGGAAAATTGGACAGGATGCAGATGTATCTTAAGGTAACACGATAA